A region of the Campylobacter subantarcticus LMG 24377 genome:
AATCTTCATCTGAATACTCTCAGATTAATGATGAAATTTCGGAAATATCTTTCGAATTTGATCATGCTATAAATAAAATACAAGAATTAGTAAAATCAAGACAATTTTTCTTAAGAATGATTATGCATGAACTTAAAACACCCATTGGAAAAGGTAGGATAGTTTGTGAAATGTTGGATAATCAAAAACAAAAAGATCGTTTAGTGGCGATTTTTGAAAGACTTGAATTGTTGATTGATGAATTTGGAAAAATCGAAAAAATCTTATCAAGAAATTATCAACTTAATCTGCAAACCTATCATTTGAGTTTGATTTTAGAACAAGCTGAAGATTATTTAATGAGAGATGATTTTTATCAAAAAGTAAAAATCTCTTATAAAGAAGATACTATGATAGTTGCTGACTTGGAGCTCTTTTCTTTGATGCTTAAAAATTTAATCGATAATGCTATCAAATATTCAGACGATAAAGTATGCGAGATTATATGTTCTGGAGATTATATAATTGTTAGAAATAAAGGGGTGCAACTTAAAAAAACTTTTGATTATTATTTAAAACCTTTTATGAGAGAGCAAAATACTCAAGTAGAGGGAATGGGCCTAGGGCTTTATATCATTAGTAATATTTGTAATCTTCACGGTTATAATTTAACTTACAGCTATGAAGATGATTATCATACTTTTAAAATTGTTTTTTCAAGGTTAAAATAATTTGAAAGGTTTAGAGAAATTTAATGAATTGGTATCTGTCTTTTCTGCTTTGCCTACTATAGGGAAAAAGTCTGCTTTAAGACTTGCTTATCATATTTGCATAAAAGATCCTTTACTAGGCTCTAAACTTGCTTATCATATTGAAGAATCGATTAGA
Encoded here:
- a CDS encoding ArsS family sensor histidine kinase gives rise to the protein MKVTINLKITVLFVTTFLFVCALFLLLGKVQIDSYLANEQSRQKEIVEKIIYNLERKEGFSIHDYLLSKSFKLVENERNVKHIVAKGEKVLRVNSLYGSFFSIIYHNQIFFYIEQFNTKHLYELNVSTRFEYLFLLSFFFGLFLIIFLYFSVLRSLMPLKILKKKIKNISAGKIESSSEYSQINDEISEISFEFDHAINKIQELVKSRQFFLRMIMHELKTPIGKGRIVCEMLDNQKQKDRLVAIFERLELLIDEFGKIEKILSRNYQLNLQTYHLSLILEQAEDYLMRDDFYQKVKISYKEDTMIVADLELFSLMLKNLIDNAIKYSDDKVCEIICSGDYIIVRNKGVQLKKTFDYYLKPFMREQNTQVEGMGLGLYIISNICNLHGYNLTYSYEDDYHTFKIVFSRLK